A single window of Usitatibacter rugosus DNA harbors:
- a CDS encoding Bug family tripartite tricarboxylate transporter substrate binding protein: MSKRSILRGIAAAALLAVFGSAHAQTAWPEKPVRIINPFAPGGGVDAFARPLAAKLAQQTGMNFVVENQGGAGGTLGATTASRAAPDGYTFFAGAIHHAIGETLYTNLQYGIEKDFVPVTVLAFVPNVIVIHPKHNFRTLKDLIDYAKANPNKLNFGSAGNGTSHHLVGELFKLQTGTDMTHVPYKGAGPMMTDLLGGQVDLAFDGMSTSAAPIKAGRLRPLAVTTATRSFIVPEVPTMMESGFKDFEVTTWYAVWAVKGTPQPIIDKMYAEIVKAINTPELKNVWEQQGATTGGMPPAEFGKFVHSEIEKWAKVVKASKLKIDL, encoded by the coding sequence ATGTCGAAGCGTTCGATCCTGCGCGGCATCGCCGCGGCAGCGCTCCTGGCTGTTTTCGGCTCCGCACACGCACAAACCGCCTGGCCCGAAAAACCCGTTCGCATCATCAACCCCTTCGCCCCCGGCGGCGGCGTCGATGCATTCGCCCGCCCGCTCGCGGCCAAGCTCGCCCAGCAGACGGGCATGAACTTCGTCGTCGAGAACCAGGGCGGAGCCGGCGGCACGCTCGGCGCCACCACGGCTTCGCGCGCGGCTCCGGACGGCTACACGTTCTTCGCGGGCGCGATCCACCACGCCATCGGCGAGACGCTCTACACCAACCTCCAGTACGGCATCGAGAAGGACTTCGTGCCGGTGACCGTGCTCGCGTTCGTCCCGAACGTCATCGTCATCCATCCCAAGCACAATTTCCGCACGCTCAAGGATTTGATCGACTACGCGAAGGCCAATCCGAACAAGCTCAACTTCGGCTCCGCGGGCAACGGCACGTCGCACCACCTGGTGGGCGAGCTCTTCAAGCTGCAGACCGGCACGGACATGACCCACGTGCCCTACAAGGGCGCGGGCCCGATGATGACCGACCTCCTCGGCGGCCAGGTCGACCTCGCCTTCGACGGCATGAGCACCTCCGCCGCGCCGATCAAGGCGGGCCGCCTTCGCCCGCTCGCCGTCACGACGGCGACGCGCTCGTTCATCGTCCCGGAAGTGCCGACGATGATGGAATCGGGCTTCAAGGATTTCGAGGTGACCACGTGGTACGCGGTCTGGGCGGTGAAGGGCACGCCCCAGCCCATCATCGACAAGATGTACGCGGAGATCGTGAAGGCGATCAACACCCCGGAGCTGAAGAACGTGTGGGAGCAACAGGGCGCCACGACCGGCGGCATGCCGCCCGCGGAGTTCGGCAAGTTCGTGCACAGCGAGATCGAGAAGTGGGCCAAGGTCGTGAAGGCCTCCAAGCTCAAGATCGACCTCTGA
- a CDS encoding coniferyl aldehyde dehydrogenase, with amino-acid sequence MNLDDGSAPLAQLFERQKAAQALKPLPSADDRRSSLEALESLLRDNTEALVNAVSDDFGGRSPHETRLLELFPSLETVRHARRHVKRWMKPERRATNLWFLPGRSRVMFQPLGLVGIVVPWNYPIYLAVGPMASALAAGNRVLVKMSESAPATGALFAKLVASRFSPEQIAVVNGDADVAAAFTALPFDHLIFTGSTSIGRHVMRAAAENLTPVTLELGGKSPAIVGRGFPIAEAASRVLYGKCLNAGQTCVAPDYVLVPEESTGAFVAAARSTVERLYPTVASNPDYTAIVNARQRDRLISLLDEAKAKGANVIALAPAGESPLPPRKIAPHLVLGGRDEMRVMREEIFGPVLPIVPYKTLDEAMAYVNARPRPLALYVFENDSKDVDRVLSGTVSGGACVNETIVHLAQDDLPFGGVGPSGMGRYHGRDGFEALSVKKSVFLQSRFNGLKLFRPPYRERFETLAKFLFR; translated from the coding sequence TTGAATCTCGACGATGGATCGGCCCCGCTGGCCCAGCTTTTCGAGCGCCAGAAGGCCGCCCAGGCCCTGAAGCCCCTGCCTTCCGCCGACGATCGGCGCTCGAGCCTGGAAGCGCTGGAAAGCCTGCTCCGGGACAACACCGAGGCGCTGGTGAACGCCGTGTCGGACGACTTCGGCGGCCGGTCGCCGCACGAGACGCGGCTGCTCGAGCTCTTCCCCTCGCTGGAGACAGTGCGCCATGCGCGCCGCCACGTGAAGCGCTGGATGAAGCCCGAGCGCCGCGCCACCAACCTGTGGTTCCTGCCGGGACGCTCGCGCGTCATGTTCCAGCCGCTCGGCCTCGTGGGCATCGTGGTCCCGTGGAACTACCCGATCTACCTCGCCGTCGGTCCGATGGCCTCGGCGCTCGCGGCCGGCAATCGCGTGCTCGTGAAGATGTCCGAGTCCGCACCCGCGACCGGTGCCCTGTTCGCGAAGCTGGTCGCGAGCCGTTTCTCCCCGGAACAGATCGCCGTCGTAAATGGCGATGCCGATGTCGCGGCGGCCTTCACGGCGCTGCCCTTCGATCACCTGATCTTCACCGGCTCGACCTCCATCGGACGGCACGTGATGCGCGCCGCCGCGGAGAACCTCACGCCCGTGACGCTCGAGCTGGGGGGCAAGTCGCCCGCCATCGTGGGCCGCGGCTTTCCCATCGCGGAAGCGGCGAGCCGCGTGCTCTACGGCAAGTGCCTGAATGCCGGCCAGACCTGCGTGGCACCCGACTACGTGCTGGTGCCCGAGGAGAGCACCGGGGCGTTCGTGGCCGCGGCGCGCTCCACGGTCGAACGGCTCTACCCGACCGTGGCATCGAACCCGGACTACACGGCGATCGTGAACGCGCGCCAGCGCGACCGCCTGATCTCGCTCCTCGACGAAGCGAAGGCGAAGGGCGCGAACGTGATCGCGCTCGCTCCGGCCGGTGAATCGCCCCTGCCCCCGCGCAAGATCGCCCCGCACCTCGTGCTGGGCGGCCGCGACGAGATGCGCGTGATGCGAGAGGAGATCTTCGGCCCGGTGCTGCCGATCGTTCCCTACAAGACGCTCGACGAGGCGATGGCGTATGTGAATGCGCGGCCCCGGCCCCTCGCCCTCTATGTGTTCGAGAACGATTCGAAGGACGTCGATCGCGTGCTCTCCGGAACGGTCTCCGGCGGAGCTTGCGTGAACGAGACGATCGTCCACCTCGCGCAGGACGACCTGCCCTTCGGCGGCGTGGGCCCGAGCGGCATGGGCCGCTACCACGGGCGCGACGGCTTCGAAGCGCTCTCGGTGAAGAAGTCGGTGTTCCTCCAGTCGCGCTTCAACGGCCTCAAGCTCTTCCGCCCGCCCTACCGCGAGCGCTTCGAGACGCTGGCGAAATTCCTCTTCCGCTGA
- a CDS encoding FFLEELY motif protein, whose amino-acid sequence MIEPSLPPSPEALKAHLVQLRALRGKDAQAAPPKRLLEVKQWQQARLQQTYADLAANPRYVEATQFFLEDLYGPKDFSGRDEAMLKIYPSMVRLLPASAVQTAALAIEVDALSEVLDRALAMALGTRKLDEASYAKAYRESSTPELRERQIARVEEAGHRLAQLVKKPLVTKTLKLMRAPARLAGLSELQEFLERGFESFAAMGEADAFLATVGSREREIAKRLFSSAPAPFSL is encoded by the coding sequence GTGATCGAACCGTCCCTGCCGCCGTCCCCGGAAGCCCTGAAGGCCCATCTCGTCCAGCTGCGGGCTCTCCGCGGCAAGGACGCACAGGCCGCCCCGCCGAAGCGCCTGCTCGAAGTGAAGCAATGGCAGCAGGCGCGGCTCCAGCAAACCTACGCCGACCTCGCGGCCAATCCGCGCTACGTCGAGGCGACGCAGTTCTTCCTCGAGGACCTCTACGGCCCGAAGGACTTCAGCGGCCGCGACGAGGCGATGCTCAAGATCTATCCGTCGATGGTGCGGCTGCTGCCGGCAAGCGCGGTACAGACGGCGGCCCTCGCCATCGAAGTCGACGCGCTGTCCGAAGTGCTCGATAGAGCGCTGGCCATGGCGCTGGGAACGCGGAAGCTCGACGAGGCGAGCTATGCGAAGGCCTACCGCGAAAGCTCGACGCCGGAGCTGCGCGAGCGGCAGATCGCGCGCGTGGAGGAGGCCGGCCATCGCCTCGCACAGCTCGTGAAGAAGCCCCTGGTGACGAAGACGCTCAAGCTCATGCGCGCGCCGGCACGACTGGCGGGTCTTTCCGAGCTGCAGGAGTTCCTCGAGCGGGGCTTCGAGTCGTTCGCCGCGATGGGCGAGGCCGATGCATTCCTCGCGACCGTGGGCAGCCGCGAGCGCGAAATCGCTAAGCGCCTTTTTTCTTCGGCGCCGGCGCCTTTTTCGCTTTAG
- a CDS encoding GMC family oxidoreductase: protein MTDLATARIVPIVDPVRAGIASGWKVIDAARLEADRDLEADVVVIGTGAGGGVTAEVLADAGLTVILVEEGPLKTSSDFHMREREAYPQLYQESAGRQSKDKSITILQGRSVGGSTTVNWTSSFRTPAATLAHWRDARGIRGYGEAELVPWFERMEARLAIAPWPVAPNENNDVLRRGCAALGIPTGAIRRNVKGCWNIGYCGMGCPTNAKQSMLVTTIPAALAKGATLVYRCRVERLVAEGQSEPGDRVREGARIAYAEARGIESAGSSPGSHRIRLRARHFVLAAGAIGSPAVLLRSALPDPHLNVGMRTFLHPTLVSAAIMPGAVEAHAGAPQSVYSDHFLAADPATGPAGFKLEAPPVHPILAGITMPGFGMEHAKAMASFNNLQVLIALLRDGFHTDSRGGRVRLRADGSPELDYAMTPYLWEGARRAFLAMAEIQFAAGAREVMPLHEGASRLGSWAATKSAIESLPMESLRARVVSAHVMGGCAMGSNPRESVVDEAGRHHGMANVSVHDGSLFPTSLGANPQLTIYALAARLATGLAGKLAR from the coding sequence ATGACCGATCTCGCCACGGCGCGCATCGTGCCGATCGTGGATCCCGTGCGCGCCGGAATCGCGAGCGGATGGAAGGTCATCGACGCCGCGCGGCTCGAAGCCGACCGCGATCTCGAGGCGGATGTCGTCGTCATCGGCACGGGCGCGGGCGGCGGCGTCACGGCGGAGGTCCTCGCGGATGCGGGCCTCACCGTGATCCTCGTCGAGGAAGGCCCGCTCAAGACCTCGTCGGACTTCCACATGCGCGAGCGCGAGGCGTATCCGCAGCTCTACCAGGAGAGCGCCGGGCGCCAGTCGAAGGACAAGTCCATCACGATCCTGCAGGGCCGCTCGGTCGGCGGCTCGACCACCGTGAACTGGACGTCGAGCTTCCGCACGCCCGCGGCCACGCTCGCCCACTGGCGCGATGCGCGCGGGATCCGCGGATATGGCGAAGCCGAGCTCGTGCCATGGTTCGAGCGCATGGAGGCGAGGCTCGCGATCGCGCCCTGGCCCGTGGCGCCGAACGAGAACAACGACGTGCTGCGCCGTGGCTGCGCGGCACTGGGCATTCCCACGGGCGCGATCCGCCGCAACGTGAAGGGCTGCTGGAACATCGGGTACTGCGGCATGGGCTGCCCCACGAACGCGAAGCAGTCGATGCTGGTGACGACGATCCCCGCGGCGCTCGCGAAGGGTGCGACGCTGGTTTATCGCTGCCGCGTCGAGCGCCTGGTCGCGGAGGGCCAGTCCGAACCCGGCGATCGCGTTCGCGAAGGCGCGCGCATCGCGTACGCCGAGGCGCGGGGCATCGAGAGCGCGGGTTCTTCGCCGGGATCGCATCGCATCCGCCTTCGCGCGCGGCACTTCGTGCTCGCGGCGGGCGCGATCGGATCGCCCGCGGTCCTGCTGCGAAGCGCCCTGCCCGATCCGCATCTCAACGTGGGGATGCGCACGTTCCTGCATCCCACGCTGGTCTCGGCCGCGATCATGCCGGGCGCCGTCGAAGCGCATGCGGGCGCTCCGCAGTCGGTCTATTCCGATCACTTCCTCGCCGCCGATCCCGCCACCGGGCCCGCGGGCTTCAAGCTCGAGGCGCCGCCGGTCCATCCGATCCTGGCCGGCATCACGATGCCGGGCTTTGGCATGGAGCACGCGAAGGCGATGGCGAGCTTCAACAACCTGCAGGTGCTGATCGCGCTGCTGCGGGATGGCTTTCACACGGACTCGCGCGGCGGCCGGGTTCGCCTGCGCGCTGATGGCTCTCCCGAGCTCGACTACGCGATGACACCATACCTGTGGGAGGGTGCGCGCCGTGCGTTCCTCGCGATGGCCGAGATCCAGTTCGCGGCCGGCGCGCGCGAGGTGATGCCGCTGCACGAGGGCGCCTCGCGCCTGGGGAGTTGGGCCGCCACGAAGTCCGCAATCGAATCGCTGCCCATGGAGTCGCTGCGCGCCCGCGTCGTGAGCGCGCACGTGATGGGCGGGTGCGCGATGGGCTCGAACCCCCGGGAAAGCGTGGTCGACGAGGCCGGACGGCATCATGGGATGGCCAACGTCTCGGTCCACGACGGCTCGCTCTTCCCGACCAGCCTGGGCGCCAATCCGCAGCTCACGATCTACGCCCTGGCCGCCCGCCTGGCGACCGGCCTCGCGGGCAAACTCGCCCGTTAA
- a CDS encoding pyridoxal-phosphate-dependent aminotransferase family protein, giving the protein MTHRAGRHFLQIPGPTNVPDRVLRAIDRPTIDHRGPDFQKIGFAVLEGMKRVFQTKHPVIIYAGSGTGAWEAALVNTLNPGDKVLMSETGHFSTLWSKLAKKLGLEVEVLPGDWRRGADHDAIERRLNEDKNHAIKAVCIVHNETSTGVTTRIPLTRKAIDNARHPALLMVDTISSLASIDYKHDEWGVDVTVGGSQKGLMLPPGLGFNAISEKALAAHKQSKMPRSYWDWSEILASNATGYWPSTPATNLLYGLEVAIEMLEEEGYANVFSRHDRHAEATRRAVRAWGLEILCAVPEEYSSALTAVMMPPGHDADRFRALTLEHFDMSLGTGLSKLASKVFRIGHLGDFNDLTLAGTLAGVEMGLAVAGVPHKKGGVDAALENLVAEAGKRVGVKRAA; this is encoded by the coding sequence ATGACCCACCGCGCCGGACGCCATTTCCTCCAGATTCCCGGTCCCACCAACGTGCCCGACCGAGTGTTGCGCGCGATCGACCGCCCCACCATCGACCATCGCGGCCCGGACTTCCAGAAGATCGGCTTCGCGGTCCTGGAGGGCATGAAGCGCGTCTTCCAGACGAAGCACCCGGTCATCATCTATGCCGGCTCCGGCACCGGCGCCTGGGAAGCCGCGCTGGTGAATACGCTGAATCCCGGCGACAAGGTCCTGATGAGCGAGACGGGCCACTTCTCCACGCTGTGGTCGAAGCTCGCGAAGAAGCTCGGGCTCGAGGTCGAAGTGCTGCCCGGCGACTGGCGCCGCGGCGCGGACCACGACGCCATCGAGCGGCGCCTCAACGAAGACAAGAACCACGCCATCAAGGCCGTGTGCATCGTGCACAACGAGACCTCCACGGGCGTCACGACGCGCATCCCCCTCACCCGCAAGGCCATCGACAACGCCAGGCACCCGGCACTGCTGATGGTCGACACGATCAGCTCGCTCGCCTCGATCGACTACAAGCACGACGAATGGGGCGTGGACGTCACCGTCGGCGGCTCGCAGAAGGGCCTGATGCTGCCGCCGGGCCTGGGCTTCAACGCGATCTCGGAAAAAGCGCTCGCCGCGCACAAGCAATCGAAGATGCCGCGCTCGTACTGGGACTGGAGCGAGATCCTCGCCTCCAACGCGACCGGCTACTGGCCCTCCACGCCGGCCACCAACCTCCTCTACGGCCTCGAGGTCGCGATCGAGATGCTGGAAGAGGAAGGCTACGCAAATGTCTTCTCGCGCCACGATCGGCACGCCGAGGCCACGCGCAGGGCTGTGCGCGCCTGGGGTCTCGAGATCCTCTGCGCCGTGCCCGAGGAGTACAGCTCCGCCCTCACCGCGGTGATGATGCCGCCCGGCCACGATGCCGACCGCTTCCGCGCGCTGACCCTCGAGCACTTCGACATGTCGCTCGGCACGGGGCTTTCGAAGCTCGCGAGCAAGGTGTTCCGCATCGGGCACCTCGGCGATTTCAACGACCTCACGCTCGCCGGTACGTTGGCGGGCGTGGAGATGGGCCTCGCCGTCGCGGGCGTGCCGCACAAGAAAGGCGGCGTGGATGCCGCCCTGGAAAACCTCGTGGCCGAGGCCGGCAAGCGCGTGGGAGTCAAGCGCGCAGCCTGA
- the rocD gene encoding ornithine--oxo-acid transaminase, producing the protein MSDKIALERRYGATNYAPLPIVLSRGEGPWLWDDEGRKYLDMLSAYSAVSFGYGHPKILKAFTDQAARLAVTSRAFHSDTLPPFLAKLCEVTGMDRALPMTTGAEGVETAIKCARKWAYVSKKVPRDTAEIIVCDGNFHGRTSTIVGFSSEPQYRDDFGPYATQGFKHVPFGDATALAAAITPNTAAFLVEPVQGEAGIVVPPEGYLKECERICRERNVLLIVDEVQTGLGRTGKVLAIHHEGVKPDGLILGKALGGGLMPVSAFLAREDVMGVFKPGDHGSTFGGNALGAAVGLASLNVLLDENLAERSATLGDYLLKKLKAVQSPVVTDVRGKGLLIGVELDPRKVSARRFVETLLKHGVLSKDTHGTVARFAPPLIVERADLDWAVDRIRDALREYGPVYEKAA; encoded by the coding sequence ATGAGCGACAAAATCGCCCTGGAGCGCCGCTACGGCGCCACGAACTACGCACCCCTGCCCATCGTGCTTTCGCGCGGTGAAGGTCCCTGGCTCTGGGACGACGAAGGCCGCAAATACCTCGACATGCTTTCCGCGTACTCCGCGGTGAGCTTCGGCTACGGCCACCCGAAGATCCTGAAGGCGTTCACCGACCAAGCCGCGCGCCTCGCGGTGACCTCGCGCGCCTTCCACAGCGACACGCTGCCCCCCTTCCTCGCGAAGCTCTGCGAGGTGACCGGCATGGATCGGGCGCTCCCGATGACCACCGGCGCCGAGGGCGTGGAAACCGCCATCAAGTGCGCCCGCAAGTGGGCCTACGTCTCGAAGAAGGTGCCGCGCGACACGGCCGAGATCATCGTCTGCGACGGCAACTTCCACGGCCGCACGTCGACCATCGTCGGCTTCTCTTCGGAGCCGCAGTATCGCGACGACTTCGGTCCCTACGCGACGCAGGGCTTCAAGCACGTGCCCTTCGGCGACGCCACGGCTCTCGCCGCGGCCATCACGCCCAACACCGCCGCGTTCCTGGTCGAGCCCGTGCAGGGCGAGGCCGGCATCGTCGTGCCGCCCGAGGGCTACCTCAAGGAATGCGAGCGCATCTGCCGCGAGCGCAACGTCCTGCTGATCGTGGACGAAGTGCAGACCGGCCTCGGCCGCACGGGCAAGGTGCTCGCGATCCACCACGAGGGCGTGAAGCCCGACGGCCTCATCCTCGGCAAGGCGCTGGGCGGCGGGTTGATGCCCGTCTCCGCGTTCCTGGCGCGCGAAGACGTGATGGGCGTGTTCAAGCCGGGCGACCACGGCAGCACCTTCGGCGGCAACGCCCTGGGCGCCGCGGTGGGTCTCGCTTCGCTGAACGTGCTCCTGGACGAAAACCTCGCGGAACGCAGCGCGACGCTGGGCGACTACCTCCTGAAGAAATTGAAGGCGGTGCAGAGCCCGGTGGTGACGGACGTGCGCGGCAAGGGCCTGCTGATCGGCGTCGAGCTCGATCCGCGCAAGGTCTCGGCTCGCCGCTTCGTCGAGACGCTGCTCAAGCACGGCGTGCTGTCGAAAGACACGCACGGCACGGTGGCCCGCTTCGCGCCGCCGCTCATCGTCGAGCGCGCGGATCTCGATTGGGCCGTGGATCGCATTCGCGACGCTTTGCGCGAGTACGGCCCCGTCTACGAAAAAGCCGCCTGA
- a CDS encoding polyhydroxyalkanoic acid system family protein gives MADIELTRKHGLGLAAARTAAEKMSDHLSKKFGLQGRWAGDTLHFERPGVTGSLAITEKDLDLTVTLVGFLMKAMKGSIERAVNEELDKLFAQPAAKEKESAPKAKKAPAPKKKGA, from the coding sequence ATGGCGGACATCGAGCTCACGCGAAAGCACGGCCTCGGCCTCGCGGCCGCGCGCACCGCGGCCGAGAAGATGTCCGACCACCTCTCGAAGAAGTTCGGCCTGCAGGGCCGCTGGGCCGGGGACACGCTGCATTTCGAGCGCCCCGGCGTCACCGGCAGCCTCGCGATCACCGAGAAGGACCTGGACCTCACCGTCACCCTGGTGGGTTTCCTGATGAAGGCGATGAAGGGCTCGATCGAGCGAGCCGTGAACGAGGAGCTGGACAAGCTCTTCGCCCAGCCCGCGGCGAAGGAAAAGGAAAGCGCGCCTAAAGCGAAAAAGGCGCCGGCGCCGAAGAAAAAAGGCGCTTAG